Genomic DNA from Comamonas antarctica:
CCTGGCACTTCTCGCGCGCCACGCCGTCCTTGGCGCACTTGTCGAGAATCGCCGCCAGTTCGTTGTCGTCGAGCGCATAGACCTTGGCCGCGGGCTTCTTGGCGCGCGCCGGTATGTCGACGCGGTACAGCGGCGGCAGCGCCACATGGATATGTCCGGCCTCGACCAGCTTGGGGAAATGGCGGAAGAACAGCGTCAGCAGCAGCACCTGGATGTGCGAGCCGTCGACGTCGGCATCGGACAGGATGCAGACCTTGCCATAGCGCAGGCCCGACAGGTCGGGCGCGTCGTTCGGCCCGTGCGGATCAACGCCGATCGCCACCGAAATGTCGTGGATTTCATTGTTGGCGAACAGCCGGTCGCGGTCGACTTCCCAGGTGTTGAGCACCTTGCCGCGCAGCGGCAGCACGGCCTGGGTTTCCTTGTCGCGGCCCATCTTGGCGCTGCCGCCGGCCGAGTCGCCCTCGACCAGGAACACCTCGTTGTGCGCGGTATCGCGGCTTTCGCAGTCGGTGAGCTTGCCCGGCAGCACGGCCACGCCCGAGCCCTTGCGCTTTTCCACCTTCTGGCCCGCCTTCTGCCGGCTTTGCGCGGCCTTGATGGCCAGTTCGGCGAGCTTCTTGCCCCATTCGACATGCTGGTTGAGCCAGAGCTCGAGAATCGGCCGCACGAAGCCCGAGACCAGGCGCACGGCATCGCGCGAGTTCAGCCGCTCCTTGATCTGGCCCTGGAACTGCGGATCGAGCACCTTGGCGTTGAGCACATAGCTGGCGCGCGCGAACACGTCGTCGGGCATCAGCTTCACGCCCTTGGGCAGCAGCGAATGCAGCTCGATGAAGCTCTTGACCGCCTGGAACAAGCCATCGCGCAGGCCGCTCTCATGCGTGCCGCCGGCGGTCGTGGGAATCAGGTTGACATAGCTCTCGCGCACCGCCGCGCCGTCTTCGGTGAAGGCCACGCACCAGGCCGCGCCCTCGCCCTCGGCGAAGCTGTCGTTGTGGCGGTCGGCAAAGCCCTCGCCCTCGAACATGGGGATGGCCGGCTCGCCATGCAGGTTCTGCTGCAGATAGTCGCGCAGGCCGCCCTTGTATTGCCAGGTCTGGGTTTCGCGCGTCTTCTCGTTGACCAGCGTCACCGTGACGCCGGGCATCAGCACGGCCTTGCTGCGCAGCAGGTGGACCAGCTCGCCCATGGGCAATTGCGCGGTCTCGAAATACTTCGCATCGGGCCACACGCGTACCGTGGTGCCGCGCTTGCGCTCGCCACTGGCGAGCGGCTGGACCTGCAGCGGCTCGGCCACGTCGCCGCCGGCAAACACCAGGCGCGCGCTGTTGCCGTCGCGGTAGCTCGTGACTTCCATGCGCGTGGACAGCGCATTCGTCACCGAGACGCCCACGCCATGCAGGCCGCCGGAGAAGCTGTAGGCGCCGCCCTGGCCCTTGTCGAACTTGCCGCCCGCATGCAGGCGCGTGAACACCAGCTC
This window encodes:
- a CDS encoding DNA topoisomerase IV subunit B; this encodes MAAKPSSSSTSAYSEGSIRVLKGLEPVKQRPGMYTRTDNPLHILQEVVDNAADEALAGYGKKIKLTLHADHSVSVEDDGRGIPYGMHPEENAPVIELVFTRLHAGGKFDKGQGGAYSFSGGLHGVGVSVTNALSTRMEVTSYRDGNSARLVFAGGDVAEPLQVQPLASGERKRGTTVRVWPDAKYFETAQLPMGELVHLLRSKAVLMPGVTVTLVNEKTRETQTWQYKGGLRDYLQQNLHGEPAIPMFEGEGFADRHNDSFAEGEGAAWCVAFTEDGAAVRESYVNLIPTTAGGTHESGLRDGLFQAVKSFIELHSLLPKGVKLMPDDVFARASYVLNAKVLDPQFQGQIKERLNSRDAVRLVSGFVRPILELWLNQHVEWGKKLAELAIKAAQSRQKAGQKVEKRKGSGVAVLPGKLTDCESRDTAHNEVFLVEGDSAGGSAKMGRDKETQAVLPLRGKVLNTWEVDRDRLFANNEIHDISVAIGVDPHGPNDAPDLSGLRYGKVCILSDADVDGSHIQVLLLTLFFRHFPKLVEAGHIHVALPPLYRVDIPARAKKPAAKVYALDDNELAAILDKCAKDGVAREKCQVSRFKGLGEMNAEQLWDTTLNPDTRRLLPVQLLNLDFAGAEGVITKLMGKGEAAARRELMELHGDAVEVDI